The sequence below is a genomic window from Silene latifolia isolate original U9 population chromosome 7, ASM4854445v1, whole genome shotgun sequence.
AAACTTTGTTATATAATTTGCTCAACATTTCTATACTTTAAAcacttcaattttttttaaaaaatgtcATCACAAATTCCAATTTCAGATAAGTTAACCTATTTAGATAAAAAAATCACAATTTTTTCTGATAAAAACATTAGTACACTATGCAAACCATTAATAATAGCAGGATTATTCCTCTTCATATACTACATTTTAGTATCAAATCATCATATTAATCACCCACCACAATATTTATCTCAATTTCGACAAAAACTCGAACCCCTTTTCACCAATAATCAATCCATTGATATCGAGGTTACAAACATAAGTCATATAGCAATCGGCATAGCAGGGTCAGTAGACTTATGGAAGTACAGAAAGTCATACATTGAGTCATGGTGGGAACCTAACATAACCAAGGGATACTTATTCCTAGACCGCGAACCAACCACTTTCGCGCCTTGGCCTAAGTCTTCTCCTCCATATAAGATATATGAGGATACATCTAGGTATGAGCCTTATAATAGGCATCCAATGAGGCTTGCTATACGCATGGTACGAGTGATAGTTGAGACATTTCGAGAGTTACATGAAGGAGTAAGGTGGTATGTTATGGCAGATGATGATACTATATTGTTTATGAGTAATTTGGTGGATGTTTTAGGAAAATATGATCATAGGAAGTATGTTTATATTGGGGAGAATTCGGAGACGATTCAATCTAATATCGATAACTCGTTTGAGATGGCATTTGGAGGTGCAGGGTATGCTATAAGTTATCCTTTGGCTGAAGCCTTGGCTAAGAATATGGATGTTTGTATTAAGAGGTACCCCCCTTTTGTGTATTTTATTATTGATGTTGACCGGGTTCGAACCCAGGTCATTAGTATCACATGTTAGGACTTTATCGACTAAGCTAATTGACATCTGCATTTCGTAGGTACCCTTTTGTGTATGGAAGTGATCATTTGATGCAGTCTTGTGTTGCTGATCTTGGTGTTTCTCTAACTCATGAGAAAGGGTTTCATCAGGTAACTACGCCGTAAATGGATTTATAGTAAGTTGGTAAAGTTATAAGAGATGCTGTGTTTGAATCACTTGACATTAAAATTCTACTCATAGCTccctttacaaaaaaaaaaacctgatACGGACGCAAAGTCCAACAGGGGAAAAAAAATAACCCGCTTGAAAACGAATAAGACGATCAAAATGACTAACGAAAGCCTTAATAGCACGACTCAGAACGACCCTATTGACTCTACGTCTAAAGGGAAaagaggtggactcatttgatcgttctattcgttttttttttattaaggcCAAAACTTGTATAAGTTGACTGAAACCTGAAAAaataactgataaggtagctgaaaattatgaATTGATAAGGTAGttgattatttaaaaaaaatgtttTGCAACTAACTGAAAaagtaactgattttgatgaaatgacgtaaaaagatatgataattatttattagtatagatttaaagggtaaaaacggaaaatcaaaccaaatcaggtaaggtagcttatttggttaaataagccaccaaataagctacttgcaaAACGCTTACAAAATACTCGTAATAAgatacctgaaattttggtcaaataagctactttgaccaaatcaagtacctgaaatgtcttgccaaacgGAACCTAACTGTTTAACCGCAAAATGTTTGCTGACAAATTTTCAAATGAATGCAGATTGATCTACGCAGAGACTTATCAGGATTACTAGCAGCACATCCACAAGCACCGGTGTTATCTCTACACCACCTTGACGCAGTTGATCCGATCTTTCCCAAAATGGAAAGATCGGAGGCCTTAAACCACCTAATGAAGGCGGCTAAGGTCGACGAATCAAGGCTATTCCAACAAACCATTTGCTATGAAAAGACTAAGAATTGGTCATTTTCTATAGCATGGGGTTACACAGCTCATGTGTATGAGAAACTCATACCTCCAAGTATCTTAGAAAAACCGTTAGAGACGTTTTCGCCTTGGAGAAAGCCGTCGAAGACACCGTTTTTGTTTAATACTCGTTGGCTTAACAAAAACCCTTGTGATATGCCTCATGTTTTTTACCTTGATTCTATGAATAATGTTACTGAGAATGATCCCATTGTTTCGAGTTTTACTCGAAAAACGTTGAGGACTTTGCCTCCTTGCTCGCCGGTGGCTCCACCTCCGTCTtcgagtggtggtggtggtggtggtgtcctTAGTGACATTGTTAAGCTTATTGTTGTCTCCCCTCCTACCAAGTATAATGTTGAGGTTAGTATAACATCTAAAACTAATTctattgacttttttttttttttttagttttcttGACTTATCTGGTTTAGTTTTAATTCGGGTAATCGAACTTTGTAAGGTCATGAGTCTCTTTAGAGTTTTAACATTGTTGCATTCTGATTAAGTTAGATAAACTCTCCACATGTCAATTAAAGTTAAGCCGACTCAACTGGTAAAGTTGCAAGAGTTGGTACTCATGATATGGGTTCAGATCCCGTCAAATATCAAATGTGTCCTCATGGGCCATGGCTCTCTTTATACCAAAAAAATTATTTAC
It includes:
- the LOC141591535 gene encoding uncharacterized protein LOC141591535, whose protein sequence is MSSQIPISDKLTYLDKKITIFSDKNISTLCKPLIIAGLFLFIYYILVSNHHINHPPQYLSQFRQKLEPLFTNNQSIDIEVTNISHIAIGIAGSVDLWKYRKSYIESWWEPNITKGYLFLDREPTTFAPWPKSSPPYKIYEDTSRYEPYNRHPMRLAIRMVRVIVETFRELHEGVRWYVMADDDTILFMSNLVDVLGKYDHRKYVYIGENSETIQSNIDNSFEMAFGGAGYAISYPLAEALAKNMDVCIKRYPFVYGSDHLMQSCVADLGVSLTHEKGFHQIDLRRDLSGLLAAHPQAPVLSLHHLDAVDPIFPKMERSEALNHLMKAAKVDESRLFQQTICYEKTKNWSFSIAWGYTAHVYEKLIPPSILEKPLETFSPWRKPSKTPFLFNTRWLNKNPCDMPHVFYLDSMNNVTENDPIVSSFTRKTLRTLPPCSPVAPPPSSSGGGGGGVLSDIVKLIVVSPPTKYNVEVGDNRRECCDVLLDQNEKNVTMIKYRACMKNEIVGVDET